In one Paraburkholderia azotifigens genomic region, the following are encoded:
- a CDS encoding ABC-three component system protein — MKQTSVSAFNAGPSMLGYLYQVRLALVWAIRKSRIADFVVRIEVLDDVSFHVDGDPVAVLQTKHALNTAASLGDLSAELWKTLRVWLVGSSSGEIPVAVSHFLITTSTVSEGTVCEALSCNQSKRNVDTAAKLLKHAAATSTNEELSDIFNAYLALEDSARRALLENIFVVPAQPNVDEITDQLQSELYHVSLHHHEMAVQMLEGWWLRRVVHGLVSADEGISRAEMDAQILEIQESLKPDSLPIDHEIDALMVALDSLPEFADRPFYKQVELVGGSRSRIHNAITSYLQAFRQRSLWTRHDLLFETDLKQYETRLLREWELIRSQVCDELQETAGEEEMMRAGRAILKWAEDGLVPIKKGVSVPWVCRGSLHMLADERRLGWHPDFAGRLEALLDLHVEGSTS, encoded by the coding sequence GTGAAGCAGACTAGCGTCAGTGCGTTCAACGCCGGGCCGTCGATGCTCGGATATCTGTATCAGGTGCGGCTTGCGCTGGTGTGGGCAATCAGAAAAAGCCGGATAGCAGACTTCGTCGTCAGAATTGAAGTACTCGATGACGTCAGTTTTCACGTCGACGGTGATCCTGTTGCGGTGTTGCAAACGAAACATGCTCTGAATACCGCCGCGAGCCTTGGTGACCTAAGCGCCGAGCTCTGGAAGACCTTACGCGTTTGGCTGGTCGGTTCTTCGTCCGGTGAGATCCCGGTAGCCGTCTCGCATTTCCTGATCACGACGTCCACCGTCTCGGAAGGAACGGTATGTGAGGCACTGTCCTGCAACCAGTCGAAGCGGAACGTGGACACTGCAGCGAAGCTCTTGAAGCACGCCGCCGCTACGTCAACGAACGAAGAACTTTCGGACATCTTCAATGCCTATCTCGCCTTGGAGGACAGCGCGAGAAGGGCGCTCCTCGAGAACATCTTCGTGGTGCCAGCGCAGCCGAACGTGGACGAAATCACTGACCAGTTGCAGTCAGAGCTTTACCATGTCTCGCTCCATCACCATGAAATGGCTGTCCAGATGCTTGAGGGCTGGTGGCTGCGCCGCGTGGTCCACGGACTCGTAAGTGCAGATGAGGGCATTAGCCGTGCCGAAATGGATGCACAGATTCTTGAAATACAGGAATCGTTGAAGCCTGATTCATTACCTATTGATCACGAGATCGATGCGCTGATGGTCGCGCTCGATTCCTTGCCAGAGTTTGCTGACCGCCCGTTCTACAAGCAGGTCGAACTGGTTGGCGGCAGCAGGTCCCGCATCCACAATGCGATCACCAGTTACTTGCAGGCATTCCGTCAGAGATCCCTCTGGACCCGTCATGATCTGCTTTTTGAGACTGATCTGAAGCAGTACGAAACACGGCTGCTTCGCGAGTGGGAACTTATCCGCTCCCAGGTTTGTGATGAACTGCAAGAGACCGCAGGCGAAGAAGAGATGATGCGGGCAGGCCGGGCAATTCTGAAGTGGGCGGAAGACGGACTGGTGCCTATCAAGAAAGGCGTGAGTGTTCCGTGGGTATGCCGCGGGTCTTTGCATATGCTTGCCGACGAGCGACGGCTTGGCTGGCATCCCGATTTTGCGGGGCGTCTGGAAGCACTTCTCGACCTGCACGTCGAGGGTAGTACGTCATGA
- a CDS encoding three component ABC system middle component, with amino-acid sequence MTSWHERTIEQRNLLNPAFCAVVLWHIALGYREEALSTGSGESGLPLELSFVGASLVLRGQTRSKLPGTIRTSLIAWLQDNPLERSTIAKGVEILRPYVREAIIFGVHHGALMTAGPNLAPIGSAKKKMTTYVKHASPDVQDCARRGQFVGRWLQKNGTSGTTLALLGLQR; translated from the coding sequence ATGACATCATGGCATGAGCGAACGATTGAGCAGCGCAATCTCCTGAATCCTGCATTCTGTGCCGTTGTCTTGTGGCACATTGCGCTCGGATACAGGGAGGAGGCGCTCTCCACGGGATCGGGCGAAAGCGGTTTGCCGCTGGAACTTTCGTTTGTGGGTGCAAGCCTCGTGCTTCGTGGCCAGACGCGCTCGAAGCTGCCCGGCACCATCAGAACCTCTCTCATCGCCTGGCTTCAGGATAATCCGCTTGAGCGATCCACGATCGCAAAAGGAGTCGAGATATTGCGCCCCTACGTGAGGGAAGCAATCATTTTTGGCGTTCATCACGGGGCGCTTATGACGGCCGGGCCGAACCTGGCTCCGATTGGCAGCGCAAAAAAGAAAATGACGACCTATGTGAAACACGCGAGTCCTGATGTGCAGGATTGCGCCCGCCGGGGCCAGTTTGTGGGCCGCTGGCTACAGAAAAACGGAACATCCGGTACCACGCTTGCGCTTTTGGGACTTCAGCGATGA
- a CDS encoding helix-turn-helix domain-containing protein: protein MQRVSGKTDDAGHLVAIGAALRQYRLDHGWSQEDLAYATGIDRSHMGRIERGERNLTILNLIRIADALQCPPSKLLRLAGM, encoded by the coding sequence ATGCAACGAGTCTCCGGCAAAACCGACGATGCGGGCCACCTGGTGGCGATTGGCGCAGCACTGCGTCAGTATCGGCTCGACCACGGTTGGTCGCAGGAAGACCTGGCTTATGCGACCGGGATCGATCGGAGCCACATGGGGCGCATCGAACGGGGGGAGCGGAACCTCACGATCCTCAACCTTATCCGGATCGCCGACGCGCTCCAGTGCCCACCATCCAAGTTGTTGCGACTAGCAGGAATGTAA
- a CDS encoding RES family NAD+ phosphorylase — protein MKQRFTPTSGDLGRDDRFFEPYTGTEISAPPVLVASEGRLNRHRESILYLATDEETAVAELRPHPGHLVSTAQFVNDRPILIADFARYDIRLFLSDDRLELLRRILSFSALLNLPVQPERKDFYALTQTLCDAFRNSGFEGVAFRSSLAKGVNVACFVPDSFSIVEGSERVVEVESLNYRFLHKRTVARDADPVDFEVDTDPLSTLYDGLSRAV, from the coding sequence GTGAAGCAGCGCTTTACGCCGACGAGTGGGGATTTGGGGCGTGACGATCGATTCTTCGAGCCATACACCGGGACAGAAATTTCGGCACCGCCAGTGTTGGTCGCTAGTGAAGGACGATTAAATCGCCATCGGGAATCGATCCTTTATCTGGCGACGGACGAAGAAACAGCTGTAGCAGAGTTACGCCCGCATCCGGGACACCTCGTCTCGACAGCGCAATTCGTCAACGATCGACCGATACTTATTGCTGATTTCGCTCGATACGACATCCGTCTCTTCCTTAGCGATGACCGTTTGGAACTTCTACGCCGCATTCTGTCGTTCAGCGCCTTGCTGAACCTGCCGGTTCAACCGGAGAGAAAGGACTTCTATGCGCTGACTCAAACTCTTTGTGACGCGTTTCGTAACAGTGGATTCGAGGGCGTAGCTTTCCGAAGCAGTCTGGCAAAAGGAGTCAATGTCGCTTGCTTTGTTCCGGACAGCTTCTCAATTGTTGAAGGAAGCGAGCGTGTGGTCGAAGTCGAGTCACTCAACTACCGATTCCTTCACAAAAGAACCGTTGCTAGAGACGCCGATCCAGTCGATTTCGAAGTCGACACCGATCCACTGTCGACGCTCTACGATGGTTTGAGCCGAGCAGTTTGA
- a CDS encoding toll/interleukin-1 receptor domain-containing protein, with protein sequence MGGQECRSRSRSTRAGITSTATLAPQARPPRVFVSYSWDSPEHRTWVAQLATSLRRDGIDIVLDQWHLGLGEELSSFMVRGVRESDRVLVIATEQYVRRGYERQGGVGYEQMLVSSHIVRDIGTNKFIPVVRRSSAGEAFVPPDLQGRRYVDLTDGPDAQNAYRDLVRELHNVPMQVPPLGPRPASF encoded by the coding sequence TTGGGCGGTCAAGAATGTCGATCTCGGTCACGTTCTACACGTGCAGGCATAACATCCACCGCGACGCTTGCGCCGCAAGCGCGACCTCCACGTGTCTTCGTCTCGTATTCGTGGGATTCGCCGGAGCATCGTACGTGGGTCGCGCAGCTGGCGACTTCACTGCGGCGCGATGGCATCGATATCGTCCTTGATCAGTGGCATCTTGGACTTGGCGAGGAACTGAGCTCATTTATGGTCCGCGGTGTCCGCGAAAGTGATCGCGTGCTTGTTATCGCGACCGAGCAATATGTGCGTAGGGGATACGAACGACAGGGAGGGGTGGGCTACGAACAGATGCTCGTAAGCAGCCATATCGTGCGCGACATTGGAACGAATAAATTCATTCCCGTTGTGCGTCGATCTTCTGCTGGCGAAGCTTTCGTCCCGCCAGATCTGCAGGGACGAAGATATGTGGACCTGACCGACGGGCCGGACGCGCAAAACGCGTACAGGGATCTGGTTCGGGAACTTCACAACGTTCCAATGCAGGTGCCGCCGCTGGGCCCTCGTCCAGCTTCATTTTGA
- a CDS encoding DUF3732 domain-containing protein — MNIISGDSRTGKSAILGVIDYCFGSSTLDVPEGIIRRGAAWFGLLLQTTHGQTFIARKLPAANGKSSEAVFIKIGQSLDIPQAAELRQTTNSAGLAAMLASWVGITDYLHEPPAGHSRPPLSATFNHALTFCFQSQNEIGQKGVLFHGASDRFVAQAIKDTLPYFLGAVTDEYIRNQQLLKQVRAEIRQLEKRLAEASAIVGDGVSRADTLLAEAKSVGLSDLADDASWADKVEVLRRIQNSPIAPPVADGDDQAEFNRLTQKRTELTQAQRAIQAAIDRARAFEGNSRGFAKEAAEHVARLDAISVFEPSAQDHACPLCQQDLPAASAAPSIGELRTAKDTIGERGGAMDSATPRIESAIVEIEQKLIENRRDLEANRELLGSIKRSSKRLQLASDTEARQALVVGRISLYVENIPEMPDVSEQRNKLAKLRELELELYEAVSTDAIQERLESCLSNVNRSLSDYAERVDLEYSDSPLRLDPRALTIVADTPNRPIPMREIGSGENHVGYHIVAHLALHKWFAERKRPVPSFLLLDQLSQAHFSPDAEQRENLDPTKIDTDRKAVKALYKLIFDVIEKEEGRFQIIITDHPDFSDDPRFQAAVRERWRNGVKLIPQDWPLSN, encoded by the coding sequence GTGAACATCATCTCCGGCGACTCGCGCACGGGCAAATCTGCAATCCTCGGCGTAATCGACTATTGCTTCGGCTCATCCACGCTCGATGTTCCGGAGGGAATCATCCGGCGGGGCGCCGCATGGTTTGGTCTTTTATTGCAGACAACCCACGGGCAGACGTTTATCGCGCGGAAGCTGCCGGCGGCTAACGGCAAATCGAGCGAGGCAGTTTTCATCAAGATTGGCCAATCGCTCGATATTCCGCAAGCCGCCGAACTTCGGCAGACCACAAATTCCGCCGGACTGGCGGCGATGCTAGCGTCTTGGGTGGGCATAACGGACTATCTGCACGAGCCGCCGGCAGGACACTCACGTCCGCCGCTGTCCGCGACCTTCAATCACGCGCTTACGTTTTGCTTCCAGTCACAAAACGAGATTGGCCAGAAGGGCGTCCTGTTTCACGGTGCTAGCGATCGCTTCGTGGCCCAGGCGATCAAGGACACGTTGCCATACTTTCTTGGCGCCGTTACAGACGAATACATTCGGAACCAGCAATTGCTGAAGCAGGTCCGCGCCGAAATCCGGCAACTCGAAAAGCGGCTGGCCGAAGCGTCCGCAATCGTCGGCGACGGCGTGAGTCGTGCTGACACCCTGCTGGCAGAGGCTAAATCGGTCGGGCTATCCGACCTCGCGGATGACGCTTCGTGGGCCGACAAAGTGGAAGTCCTAAGACGGATACAGAACTCTCCGATTGCTCCACCTGTTGCGGATGGTGATGATCAGGCCGAATTCAATCGACTGACACAAAAACGTACCGAGTTAACGCAGGCGCAACGTGCTATCCAGGCTGCAATAGACAGGGCACGCGCGTTTGAAGGCAACTCCCGCGGATTCGCCAAGGAAGCCGCTGAGCATGTCGCCCGGTTGGACGCCATCTCCGTTTTCGAACCCTCAGCTCAGGATCATGCGTGTCCATTGTGCCAGCAGGATCTTCCGGCAGCGTCAGCCGCGCCGTCAATCGGTGAACTGCGTACAGCAAAGGACACGATCGGAGAGCGCGGCGGCGCGATGGATTCGGCGACGCCACGCATTGAATCCGCAATTGTTGAGATTGAACAAAAACTCATCGAAAACCGTCGCGATTTGGAGGCGAATCGCGAGTTGCTCGGCTCCATCAAGCGATCAAGCAAGCGACTACAGCTCGCGTCGGACACGGAGGCTCGTCAGGCCCTAGTTGTTGGACGTATCAGCCTGTACGTCGAAAACATTCCGGAGATGCCCGACGTAAGTGAGCAACGCAACAAGCTTGCAAAGCTCAGAGAGCTGGAACTGGAGCTCTACGAAGCCGTCAGTACCGACGCCATCCAGGAACGTCTGGAGTCGTGTCTATCCAACGTCAATCGCAGTCTTTCCGACTACGCTGAACGTGTAGACCTCGAATACTCTGATAGTCCGCTGCGCCTCGACCCGAGGGCGCTGACCATTGTTGCAGACACACCGAATCGGCCGATCCCGATGCGAGAAATTGGCAGCGGAGAGAACCACGTTGGCTACCACATCGTTGCGCATCTTGCCCTGCACAAGTGGTTCGCGGAGCGAAAGCGTCCCGTTCCCTCATTTCTTCTGCTCGATCAGCTTTCGCAGGCGCATTTCTCTCCTGATGCCGAACAGCGCGAAAATTTGGATCCTACCAAAATCGATACCGACCGGAAGGCCGTCAAAGCCCTTTACAAGTTGATATTCGACGTGATCGAAAAAGAGGAAGGCCGCTTCCAGATCATTATTACGGATCATCCTGACTTCAGCGATGATCCACGGTTTCAGGCGGCTGTGCGCGAGCGTTGGCGAAATGGGGTCAAGCTTATCCCGCAAGACTGGCCGCTATCGAACTAG
- a CDS encoding tyrosine-type recombinase/integrase: MNLPAIASQSPEPALSIALPAALDGRNGNNRARGGHLQIAADTDVEAVRLWLAEYAGSPHTLRSYRKEAVRLLLWATQALGKPVSSLTREDFLVYEQFLAAPAGDWVDPARPRRGRTRRLIDGPLSERSRHQALGIVSGLLSYLVSAGYLAGNPLALRRRTGAAARRTHRVERYLDHALWDHVLASVEQWPRVTARDQQHHERSRWLIRLLYHTGLRVSEAANAKMADFYQRRGKWWLHVIGKGGSEGEVPVSSALMADLARYRVFHRLAPTPSGSETAAAVMSVVGDPHKHLTPAAVYLIVKEVFRRAADMLATDDPAGATTLRRASTHWLRHSAATHQADAGTDLRFIQKNMRHASIQTTGIYLHAEDDRRHAETVRELEQADPL; this comes from the coding sequence ATGAATCTGCCCGCCATCGCCTCTCAATCGCCCGAACCGGCGCTGTCGATCGCGCTGCCTGCGGCCCTCGACGGGCGCAACGGCAACAATCGTGCACGCGGCGGTCACCTGCAGATCGCGGCCGACACGGACGTGGAGGCCGTGCGCCTGTGGCTCGCCGAATATGCGGGTTCGCCGCACACCCTGCGCAGCTATCGCAAGGAGGCGGTGCGGCTGCTGCTGTGGGCCACCCAGGCGCTGGGCAAGCCGGTCTCGAGCCTTACGCGCGAGGACTTCCTGGTGTACGAGCAGTTTCTCGCAGCGCCCGCGGGCGACTGGGTCGATCCGGCCCGGCCGCGACGCGGCCGCACCCGCCGGCTCATTGACGGGCCGCTGTCCGAGCGCAGCCGGCATCAGGCGCTCGGCATCGTGTCCGGCCTGCTGTCCTATCTGGTCAGTGCCGGCTATCTGGCCGGCAATCCGCTCGCACTGCGCCGCCGGACGGGCGCGGCCGCGAGGCGCACGCATCGGGTCGAACGGTATCTGGATCACGCGCTCTGGGATCACGTGCTGGCCAGCGTCGAGCAGTGGCCGCGGGTCACCGCGCGTGATCAGCAACACCATGAGCGCAGCCGCTGGCTGATCCGCCTGCTGTACCACACGGGGCTGCGGGTGTCGGAAGCGGCGAACGCGAAAATGGCCGATTTCTACCAGCGTCGGGGCAAGTGGTGGCTGCACGTGATCGGCAAGGGCGGCAGCGAAGGCGAGGTGCCGGTGAGCTCGGCGCTGATGGCTGACCTTGCCCGGTACCGGGTCTTTCATCGGCTCGCACCGACGCCGTCGGGCAGCGAGACGGCGGCCGCAGTGATGAGTGTGGTGGGCGATCCGCACAAACACCTGACCCCGGCAGCCGTCTATCTGATCGTCAAGGAAGTGTTCCGACGGGCCGCCGATATGCTTGCGACGGACGATCCGGCAGGTGCCACGACACTGCGCCGCGCTTCGACCCATTGGCTTCGTCATAGCGCGGCGACCCATCAGGCCGATGCCGGTACCGACCTGCGCTTCATCCAGAAAAACATGCGTCATGCATCGATCCAGACGACTGGCATCTATCTGCATGCCGAAGATGACCGGCGGCACGCTGAGACGGTGCGCGAACTCGAACAGGCTGACCCTCTGTAA
- a CDS encoding NACHT domain-containing protein: protein MGKTTFCINFYARFRKSRKIAIVPLGRANALEIIAGIPTPHETTLFLDAFDEDALAIRDKEARFAELMENARSFQHVIVTCRSQFFLHDDEIPSGSGIMRLGPRKAGEGREYAMRRLYLAPFSERQINQYIRSHLPWFKLSALRARLRAKELIASIPELSVRPMLLALVPDLAKDGATVTEIFDLYAYMVDKWLERESDWIDQATLLAISKSLAIRVYLQQQAGGMDRLAPEELASIADAFGNNTESWKLTSRSLLNRDISGCYKFAHRSILEYLFVAAALDGVSECFSVAWTDLMTQLLIGRNAATEGRDEAVACIFSRDVSATRLLPLLKRDAYPTRLSKSQLTAVVQSGGLDEASTRINDQWFMDSYRATVDDEVVTLTDLVRGVTWRFLSSVRQEDDLTVYLEPLSSIAREVTKELGLLRRPNLTNPVESKPARMGRLPSTLEMLWLYHYLRAHRETSGTQFRGHWLLQKGLRFWLGDAVEESTYLLCTFNESDISGDVTKIAGYGGEDGKGGFAIYELRQRPGKQWNAAFGAFTIRVPRGLADWERIGMLGATSLEDQM, encoded by the coding sequence ATGGGCAAGACTACGTTCTGCATTAATTTCTACGCCAGGTTCAGGAAATCACGAAAGATCGCGATCGTGCCACTTGGGCGCGCCAATGCGTTGGAAATCATTGCAGGAATTCCTACGCCTCACGAAACCACACTGTTCCTGGATGCGTTTGATGAAGACGCACTCGCAATCCGGGACAAGGAAGCGCGATTTGCCGAGTTGATGGAAAACGCTAGAAGCTTCCAGCACGTGATTGTCACTTGCAGATCGCAATTTTTTCTTCATGACGACGAGATCCCCTCTGGAAGTGGGATTATGCGCCTAGGTCCGAGAAAGGCGGGGGAGGGGCGAGAATACGCGATGCGCCGTCTCTACCTCGCCCCGTTCTCTGAGCGACAGATCAATCAATACATCCGATCTCATCTTCCTTGGTTCAAGTTGTCGGCGCTGCGCGCTCGCCTTCGGGCCAAGGAACTGATAGCGTCGATACCCGAACTGTCGGTGCGTCCTATGTTGCTTGCGTTAGTGCCCGACCTTGCTAAAGACGGGGCGACCGTTACTGAGATATTCGACCTATATGCCTACATGGTTGATAAATGGCTGGAGCGTGAAAGTGACTGGATAGACCAGGCGACGTTGCTTGCCATCTCGAAGAGCCTTGCAATTAGAGTTTATTTGCAGCAACAGGCCGGAGGCATGGACAGGCTCGCGCCCGAGGAATTGGCATCAATCGCCGACGCGTTTGGGAATAACACGGAAAGCTGGAAGTTAACGTCACGCTCATTGCTGAATCGCGATATAAGCGGATGCTACAAGTTCGCGCACCGCTCTATTCTTGAGTATCTGTTTGTTGCGGCAGCACTCGACGGCGTGAGCGAATGTTTTTCCGTTGCATGGACTGACCTGATGACGCAACTGCTTATCGGCCGGAACGCTGCCACCGAAGGCCGCGACGAGGCAGTTGCCTGTATCTTCTCCAGAGATGTATCGGCAACTCGCCTGCTACCGTTGCTCAAACGTGACGCTTATCCAACCCGTCTATCGAAATCCCAACTGACCGCAGTTGTCCAGTCCGGTGGCCTCGACGAAGCATCCACACGCATCAATGATCAGTGGTTCATGGACTCCTACAGAGCCACCGTAGACGACGAAGTTGTCACCCTCACCGATCTCGTTCGTGGTGTGACATGGCGGTTCCTTTCGTCAGTGCGGCAAGAGGATGACCTGACGGTCTATCTGGAACCTCTTTCTTCGATTGCGCGCGAAGTGACCAAGGAGCTAGGCCTGCTGAGACGACCAAACCTGACCAATCCGGTCGAATCGAAGCCCGCGCGCATGGGACGTCTTCCCTCGACGCTGGAGATGCTTTGGCTTTACCACTATCTCAGGGCTCATCGAGAAACCTCCGGTACTCAGTTTCGCGGACATTGGCTGCTGCAGAAGGGACTGCGCTTTTGGCTAGGCGATGCCGTGGAAGAAAGCACCTACCTCCTGTGCACATTCAACGAGAGTGACATTTCGGGTGACGTGACGAAGATTGCGGGTTACGGAGGCGAAGATGGAAAAGGCGGATTTGCCATTTATGAACTTCGACAGCGCCCGGGAAAGCAGTGGAACGCCGCGTTCGGCGCATTCACGATCAGAGTGCCTCGAGGTCTGGCGGACTGGGAGCGCATCGGAATGCTTGGTGCCACCAGCCTCGAAGACCAGATGTGA